The Carassius auratus strain Wakin chromosome 7, ASM336829v1, whole genome shotgun sequence genome contains the following window.
TTTGCATGAAATGCATTGGTCATGTGCAGAATCTGGGCTCTGAAGCAGAAGTGGTTTTGGGTTTGTTCTCAGGACAGCAGTCTCCAGTAGTGATGGTGGATGAGCTGCTCATCTTAAGGCCACACCAGCTCTCGTTCCCAGAGGCTGGACTGCGTGTCATGATCTCACCACATTTCTCTCCACGCACCCGTCTCTCTATGGCCGGACGCATGCTCATCAGTGAGGTGAACTCCAACATCactctttcatttattattattattattattagaatatcaTTTAAATTCCAATTCAGTTGAATTAAGATAGTAAAGAGGGTGCAcgattattaacattattatagtACGTTTAGATTtgagtctttctacttcaaaaaaataatgtttaattaaatattacttggtgtttttttataattaattgtgaACGTTACTAGCAAGTGAAAAAATAAGTTGAGTGTTgtaataaaaatctattatttttagattattttcatatatataaaataatgtggtAAACAAATCTTTGTTTAACTGGATGGATGTTAGTTGTTttgacttgaataaaaaaaatgtctaataaattgtttttgtcaTGCATATCATATGTTCTATCTATCATATTGAATAAATAGGATAGTTTCTCAAAATTAATAATGTAGTTTTTAGTCTCAAAACTTAACTGCATCATATTTTTAAAGTTATGGATGAAACATTATTGGATGTCAATTCCTCTTTTTCTTTGCTCATTTCAGAGACAGAGACTGCTCCGGGAGGATAAGATGAGCAGGACCTCGGTGAACACATGCGGTTCTAGAGCGATAGTAAACGGAGGAAGTGTTGAAGCACAGCAGACACCTGAGGACACACAAATAATGGATGGGAAGAAAGGAGTGAAGATGGAGGTGGAAGACTCTCAGCCTAAAAAAGCAGATGAGGACCGGGACCAAATGTTCACACCTTTCCATTTTCCTGGTTAGTACATGAAAACAGATCAGATTCAAATAATTACTGGTAATAGCATGCAGAAAGTTTTGGTTATTGGTTTATTTTGCTGCTTTTGGTAGgacaaatatgtgaccctggaccacaaaacgtgtcaatttttcgaaattgagatttataactcatctgaaatctgaataaataatatttccattgacgtatggtttgttaggaaaaCAATCTTTGTTcaagatacaactgtttgaaaatctggaatctgaggatgcaaaaaaatctaaatactgaaaaaaatcacctctgaagttgtccaaatgaagttcttagcaatgcatattactaatcaaaaattaggttttgatatatttatggtaggaaatgtacaaaatatattcatggaacatgatctttacttgatatcctaattaattttttgcataaaagaaaaatctgtgaTTTTGATCGCTAAAAATATAacccagagactcaagactgcttttgtgctccagggtcacatatatttaaCATGTATATAACTGTATGTAATGTCATGTCAAactgagtcacatttatttatatactgctttatacaatacaaattattttaaagcagtttcacattaaaggaagagtcaaacccaaaaatgaaattggccatccaagatgtagataagtttgtttctccatcagatttggagaaatgtagcattgcataaCTTGCTCATAAATGAATCCtctgggtgccgtcagaatgagagtccaaacagctgaaaaaacttcacaataatccacagcacaaGACAGAAactatgtgctttttaaaaccaaATCCATcaagtttttaacttcaaaccactgTTTCACTAGAGGAGGATTTCTTATGGATTAtgtagtttgaagttaaaaaaatgactttgttgttgttgtttcttacaaacaggcAGCTTTACACTTCACAAGACATGTGGtatgaattacttgtggattattgtgatgctttatcagctgtttggactctcaatctgacattcactgcagaggtttcttttcagaaaaaatgcatttaaaatgttttatttagaagTGATCAAAACAGTGCTCTGAGAGTATTTGGTGGTCATTTAGTCTCTGTATCTTGTGTGCATCAGCGGGCTACAGTGCGCGTCTGAAGTGGCTTGTGTCCTGGCCGCTGGCTGTTCTGCTGTATTACACAGTGCCTAACTGTGTTTCGCCGCGTTGGCATCGCTGGTTCATGATCACCTTCATTGCTTCAACCTTTTGGATTGCTATTTTTTCCTACCTCATGGTGTGGATGGTAAGGAAAGATCAGATAtagacatttatattaaatgtacgAAATTTGTACCAAATATACATATATCTTTACTCTCCTCTCATTCCATTAGTTGGTCGATTATGCTGACATTTTTCATTATGTGACGTGTTTTGCAGGTCACCATCATCAGCTACACACTTGATATTCCTGATTACATCATGGGAATCACTTTCCTGGCTGCTGGCACTAGTGTACCCGACTGCATGGCCAGCCTCATCGTCGCCCGCCAAGGTGTGAAACCTGCATATGCacaataaatagtttttatacatgcttttattattttttatatcatctTTGTTACCTAATACAAAGAACCTCTTTGAAATTCCAATTCAATGTCTGAATTCGAAAATCTTGGGCCTGGTTTTCTCAGACAGGGCTTAGATTAATCCAGGATTAGACTATAGTTCAGTTtggacatttaagtcattttgaaacagctcagatttacattttaatccGGGACTAGTCTTAATCCTTGTCTGTGAAGCCAGGGGTTGAAGTATGAAGATTAATTTTAaaggttttacattttacatagttTAAAGTACTTTAAAAAGGCTTTAAATGCCAGATAGTCAATAGATTGCTAGCACGTTTATGCAGTTAGTTTATCTTAGAATGTTGTTAGCATTTCGAACGCATTGTTTTAGAATGTTGCTAGAATGTTTAAGAACATTGCTAGCATTTTACCATGCTACTatcatgttttaacatgtttatatATCTTTCAACATGTTACTAGCTTGTTTTACCATTCTATTTGTGAAATGCATTAGATTCTGGTTGTATTTTGTGTCTCAGGAATGGGGGACATGGCTGTGTCGAACTCCATAGGCAGTAATATCTTTGACATCCTGCTGGGACTGGGCTTCCCCTGGGCTCTGAGGACACTAGTAGTAGATCATGGATCCGCAGTGAGTCTTTGAATTATTTTACTGTTCCTCTAGTGCAGATGCCGTGTTCCTGCTGATGCTTTCCTCTTACTGCTTTCTGTCTTTTGTCAGATATTCATCAATAATAAAGGCCTGGTCTATTCTGTCATCCTGCTGCTCGCATCAGTCTTCCTCACGGTGAGTAAAGCCTACCCATAATCACAAGAACATATACTATATTTGGTCGGGGTGCTTGGAGGCACAACAGAGGCTGATTTGGGGGATGGCCTGGCTGTGGCGAGACTCGGCCCCTTCCTCTTCCTGTACCGCAGATCAGGAGGCACCAGGTGAAGCGCTATCTTGGGCCAGGTTCTCTAACGTTTAGGGAACGGGTAGTGTCTGGCTGAGCAGGAGCGATGATGGGGTTCAGGCTGATGGTGCTGGAGGTACGGGCTTCGAGGGCTGCTGAGTCGTGCCGTCTGGGGGGACTGGAAGCGGCTGCAGATCTGAAGCACTTTGGCAAGAAGTGTTGCAATACCTGGGATGAGTTCTGTGAAGCATTGAAGCGTTCAGCGAAACCCTCGAGCACAAGTCTAAACAGGCCAGTGGGGGAGACAGGGGAGTCAAGGACCTTATCCACATCCTTGATCTCCAAACGGGTCAACCATAGCTGGCGCTCAAGCACCACAAGGCTGGCCATGGATCTGCTGATCACCTGAGACGTCATCTTGGAGGCACACAAACCAGGTCGGTCGCACTGCGCAGCTTTTTAAAACTGCTGGGTCTGGGCCAGTCTCGTCCATGCAGTGGAGAAGTTTGGACTGAAAGACCTGGAGGACCGCCGTGGAGTGAAGCACCGATGCAGCTTGTCCAGCGAGAGCTAAAGTTGTCCTATAGGGTTTGGAAGGGGGGGTGGCCTTTGCCTTCCATCTGATAGCCGTGGACGGCCAGAGATGCATGGCCACTGACTCATCCATGCTGAAGCTTATTGTCAAGGGGCCTGACGGCACCCAGCAAGAACTACTAATCCAGGCGGCTGCAGGTGGGATCCTCCGGCGGAGACCACTCTAAACCCAGCTCCTCCACAGCTTTAGACAGGCTCTTCAGACGACAGTGGTGCGGGGTCGAGAGGTGAGCCTGACACATCCTTCGTATCTGAAGCTGCCAGAGACATGCTGCACAAACCAAAGGCCATGCAGTtacactgcgttattgaaaaggCTTCAGTTATCGGAGAAAAGGGAGTTTTTCCTCATAGCATCTTCGCAGATGTATTACGAGTGAAGTATCGATAGGGAACTTGCCTCGCGTGGATGACAGCAATAGCTAGGAAAACTGATGACTTgccatttataaacattacacCTAAATAAAAATTGTAGAATAATATTAATCAGATTACTCACATTCCACTCTtacaaatctgtaaattatgtttttatatgcatGTAGGAAAACACCATCTACTGTCTGAAATGAGAAATGCATCCTGTCTGACCAGAAGCAGGGATATAAATTAATGACCAGAAAGAGGGATTTTaaaaggcaataaaaaaaaaaacgatggcACCCTGATTCCACACATACACAATGATGTTAGTGTCCATgttgactctgtgtgtgtgtgtgtgtgtgtgtgtgttgtaggtccTGAGTGTGCATCTGAACGGCTGGAAGCTGGATCGGAGACTAGGTCTTGGTCTCATGCTTCTTTACTCCATCTTTCTGCTCTGCTCCATCCTCTTCGGTCAGCTCTAGAGGTGCCACGCTCTTCAGGGCGTTcttgtttcagttttattataatagtgcTTTTACAGTAGATCAGGTACTAAATCCTGGCTGATTTCACGTCTGCGTACGGTGTAGCAGCTCTACAGAAGCAAAACCTCAGAATGGTTTTCAAGATCCAGTCAGACAAACAGCAAGAACGAATAAGGTTTTTGAATGACTAATTGAGAAGGTGTACGGTATAATATAAAGTTTTTCTGTCTTCAGTCGACTCAGGATGCTGATGACTTACAAGAACACTGAAGGATTACAGTCAGAAACAGTTTAATTGCTTATGACTTCAGTAAATCTTCTCGCATGTTTTaaccttgtgaaaaataagtacaTTTCAGTACACTTTCaaaaaagagtacttattatgGAACTAAGATACTttaatatacttaagtgtgaactgaatgtaatgtttttggacacttatTTGAATGTTATTTGCAATTATTGAAACTGTGttgtagtttacatttatttcaaatgcaaCTAGCTGAACTTTAGAGTGTTTTTGACCTGTGTAAGTATTACTTAAgcacatctttatatgtaatttcagaaTTATGTctgttatctttaaaatttggtTGAAGTGtgaagtatttaaatatatttgtaattacacatttataatgatGAAGTTGCAGTTTAGTACATtgaatagatatatatatgtattaattttaaatgcaatgtttaatAACCTTAAgttaaaaattataatcaagtactttacatacaCACTAATATGTTAGTCAACAGATCAGAATAAGGGTACTTCTTTAAAATAccacaaaatatttgaaaatgtgctGCAAATTTCTTCCTTGGACCATCCAaggaagatgagtttgtttcttcatcagatttgtagcattgcatcacttgtttaTCAATGGatgctgtgcagtgaatgggtgccgtcagaatgagagtccaaacagctgataaaaacatcacaataatccacaccactccagtccatcagtgaacatctggagaagacaaaagctgcttgtttgcaagaaacaaatcgatcaatacatttttttacctccaaccattgcttccagcaaaaatatgagtcctctatccataatattgcctTTTTCCAGAGagcactattatattatattgttctgacaaaatacacaaaaaaagaccaaaaaggaACATATTCCTTAAAACTACTGCACATGCCACAACACAAATAgacttaaatcattttttttattattattattgcatgtttTGATGAAAATCTAATCACTAAGTTGTGAATTGTAGAGcttgttcagccaaaaatgaaaattctgtcattatttgctcgacctgtatgacttactttctttggTGAAACATAGAAGAAAATGTTTTGAGTCATTGTTTCGTCCATTCAATGACAGTCAATGGTCTCCAAAAGTATTTGCTTACAATTACTCAAAATATATTACTTCTgtgattcatttttgggtgaactatccctttaagaatcaaTCAGTATTCAGCACACAAGTAAACAACTGTAGCAAACTATTAATCTTTACAAGTTAACTTTTAATTTATTGCTGTTGACTGAAGGTAATGTAAAATATCAGCATGTAGTCCATGAAAAAGCAACTGTACTCtgattacttgtttttttttttttttgttgtactcTAAAGTACTTCATTTTGTAATCAGATCATGTAATAGCACTGGTTATATAAAGAGTGTTTATTTCCTGTAGTTATTGACCAAGTAATCCCGTTGTGGTAATTCTGTCTTTACTCTGTTTGCACTGACTGTAGCAATACTTTATAGACACTGATCTTCTTTGATTATTCATGTACGTGTGGGAAtatttgtagaaacataattttagtgttttacgaatatacatttaaacaacAACACAGGTTTGCCTGCTGTAGTAATTTAATCTGATTGTATTTTTGATAGttgttttttggatttttttaaaaagaggatTGTAACTTGTTAGAATATAATTCACATGTTctgattgtgttttttgaaatTTCAGATCTTCCTCCtataattgttcattttaataacCGCAAATTAAAAAATagtgttcaaaatgtataatatatataagagAATATTTAGGGTTATTTGTTTCTTATGAAGTATGAGAgtacacaaaacaaaatatttactgtCTATATTTAACTATGATTTGCCTCGTTTCATAAATTCTAGTTgaagtgtttttaatatttctatattataacATAATGGATAATGTGTGAGTAGTGTTGTGTGTTAGACTGGAGGGAAACCAACAAGTCTAAATAAAATATCTACTCTATACTCTGCTAAAAGATCACAAAatgttttggttgttgttgttgctgattTTTGCGGCATCCGTCTATTGATGTCCACATATTTTAAGGTATACCGTTGTATATTTTCACTATTGATACCAATCTATATGTTAACAAGCAGTGTGTGACTTCTGTTTTATGACATTCAAATAATACTATGAAGTGATTACACTGAGATGATATTTTCTGAGAGGTTAGTGCAATCACAAAACAccactaaataataattatggtGGACAGGGGAAAATAAAATTCTTCATGGCTTTTCCTAAAAAGCTTTTGTGCAATAATAAGAATGAGATGTTCTGTCCTGTGATGTTTTAGAATCATTGAGCTACTAtggttttattaattataatactttttttacattataatattatattaaagctgcaagcagcgatgaacgggccctcgcacccgggctcaccggcagcgagtggctttagttaataggtgaacggtgagaaatatgcgtttaaactcataaatataagtagaatatatcaatgtttattccatatatgtgccaatcttcctgttgccagcaggtggcgctatcattataatggaatattggccttcagatgtgttcagggcaggacttttatcgaacatgtgaggtttggggaggattggacattttattcctgagttacaacaacatcctatttcattgcgaaacaatgaaatttgtcaggccgccatggacacgccctttaacgaaacctcaagatcttcgcaatttaagatcgcaaaaggctttagattacactgactaagtttggtgttgatctgaataaatatctaggaggagttcgttaaagtacaacccctgaaaatgggcAAAACAACACtcattttgcagagaaaattccaaataactgacttcctgttgggattcggacttcgtac
Protein-coding sequences here:
- the LOC113106396 gene encoding sodium/potassium/calcium exchanger 3 isoform X1 — translated: MKSVRRGTRFCCCGLALLALLALLWLAQLLQLTEIKSSSPETDFPRRRVLQYGVENQTLDTTRAAIHEFPEDIFNKEQRKRGAVLLHVLCAVYMLYALAIVCDDYFVPSLEKISENLELSEDVAGATFMAAGSSAPELFTSLIGVFITQGDVGVGTIVGSAVFNILAIIGVCGIFARQAVALTWWSLFRDSLYYIFSVLALILVIYDERVVWWESMLLISMYGVYILIMKFNSKIASFVQRSCGSPGQCCVRRQTSRDKEADEAGTNGNTSMVLLRKGQQSPVVMVDELLILRPHQLSFPEAGLRVMISPHFSPRTRLSMAGRMLISERQRLLREDKMSRTSVNTCGSRAIVNGGSVEAQQTPEDTQIMDGKKGVKMEVEDSQPKKADEDRDQMFTPFHFPAGYSARLKWLVSWPLAVLLYYTVPNCVSPRWHRWFMITFIASTFWIAIFSYLMVWMVTIISYTLDIPDYIMGITFLAAGTSVPDCMASLIVARQGMGDMAVSNSIGSNIFDILLGLGFPWALRTLVVDHGSAIFINNKGLVYSVILLLASVFLTVLSVHLNGWKLDRRLGLGLMLLYSIFLLCSILFGQL
- the LOC113106396 gene encoding sodium/potassium/calcium exchanger 3 isoform X2; amino-acid sequence: MASKIKPLTLQEQAVYMLYALAIVCDDYFVPSLEKISENLELSEDVAGATFMAAGSSAPELFTSLIGVFITQGDVGVGTIVGSAVFNILAIIGVCGIFARQAVALTWWSLFRDSLYYIFSVLALILVIYDERVVWWESMLLISMYGVYILIMKFNSKIASFVQRSCGSPGQCCVRRQTSRDKEADEAGTNGNTSMVLLRKGQQSPVVMVDELLILRPHQLSFPEAGLRVMISPHFSPRTRLSMAGRMLISERQRLLREDKMSRTSVNTCGSRAIVNGGSVEAQQTPEDTQIMDGKKGVKMEVEDSQPKKADEDRDQMFTPFHFPAGYSARLKWLVSWPLAVLLYYTVPNCVSPRWHRWFMITFIASTFWIAIFSYLMVWMVTIISYTLDIPDYIMGITFLAAGTSVPDCMASLIVARQGMGDMAVSNSIGSNIFDILLGLGFPWALRTLVVDHGSAIFINNKGLVYSVILLLASVFLTVLSVHLNGWKLDRRLGLGLMLLYSIFLLCSILFGQL